One segment of Pontibacter akesuensis DNA contains the following:
- the sppA gene encoding signal peptide peptidase SppA, with the protein MLNFLKYVLATILGLLVFSFLSILILIGIAASAGSDDEVKVAENSVLELKFDRPITERDPQNPLAELGFSFGGLSSTDGLDQIKASIRRAKNDENIEGIFLNMTFVDAGMGKLEEIRNELIDFKKSGKFVVSYTDLSTEKAYYLASVADKIYLNPMGTIEFNGMSSELIFFKRLLDKLNIEAQIFKVGTYKSAVEPFFLEKASEANREQLNSFLNSINNYQLQQIAKARGIQLAALKEVQDNLLVRDPKDALKYKLITDVGYYDEALSYIRERIGVEEKDDLELIEFSKYKKVRGGEETGSSKNRIAVIYAEGDIVDGEGADDNIGGTRFAEAIRKARLDENVKAVVLRISSPGGSALASDIIWREVQLTKKVKPIIASMSDLAASGGYYMAMGCDTIVAHPNTITGSIGVFGVIPNIQGFLNEKLGVTVDHVSTGKFADMPTITRPMTEQEKEIMQNQINQIYDTFTSKAAQGRDMSQDQLKEYASGRVWSGAEAKERNLVDVFGGLEEAIAIAAKKAGVEDDYRLKTLPARKSFMEEFFGGMSAQAKEQAIKAEMGELYPFYKLYQKAAHITGAQARMPYDLVVQ; encoded by the coding sequence ATGCTAAATTTTCTGAAATACGTATTGGCCACTATCCTTGGCCTGCTCGTATTCTCCTTTCTCAGCATCCTGATTCTGATCGGTATTGCTGCAAGCGCAGGTTCTGATGATGAGGTGAAAGTAGCCGAGAACTCGGTGCTGGAGCTTAAGTTTGACAGGCCCATTACAGAGCGCGACCCACAGAACCCGCTGGCAGAACTCGGGTTTTCTTTTGGCGGTCTTTCCAGTACAGATGGCCTAGACCAGATCAAAGCTTCTATTCGCCGCGCTAAAAACGACGAGAACATTGAGGGTATTTTCCTGAACATGACTTTCGTGGATGCCGGTATGGGCAAGCTGGAGGAGATCCGAAACGAGCTGATCGATTTTAAAAAGTCAGGCAAGTTTGTGGTTTCCTACACCGACCTATCTACCGAGAAAGCCTACTACCTGGCTTCGGTGGCAGATAAGATTTACCTGAACCCGATGGGCACGATAGAGTTCAACGGCATGAGTTCGGAGCTGATTTTTTTCAAGCGCCTGCTGGACAAACTGAACATCGAGGCCCAGATCTTTAAAGTGGGTACTTACAAGAGTGCCGTGGAGCCGTTCTTCCTGGAGAAAGCCAGCGAGGCGAACCGCGAGCAGCTAAACTCTTTTCTGAACTCCATCAACAATTACCAGCTACAGCAGATCGCCAAGGCACGCGGTATTCAGTTAGCCGCACTAAAGGAGGTGCAGGATAACCTGTTGGTGCGCGACCCCAAGGATGCTCTGAAGTATAAGCTGATTACCGATGTGGGCTACTATGATGAGGCGCTTTCCTACATCCGCGAGCGTATAGGCGTTGAGGAGAAGGACGACCTGGAACTGATCGAGTTCTCGAAGTATAAAAAAGTAAGGGGCGGCGAAGAAACGGGCTCCTCAAAAAACCGCATCGCCGTAATTTACGCCGAAGGCGACATTGTGGACGGCGAAGGCGCCGATGATAACATTGGCGGAACCCGTTTTGCGGAGGCTATCCGAAAAGCGCGCCTGGATGAGAATGTGAAGGCAGTGGTATTGCGCATCAGCTCGCCGGGCGGAAGCGCGCTGGCCTCTGATATTATCTGGCGGGAGGTGCAACTAACTAAAAAAGTAAAACCGATCATTGCCTCCATGTCCGACCTGGCCGCATCCGGGGGCTATTACATGGCCATGGGCTGCGATACCATTGTGGCGCACCCGAACACTATTACAGGCAGTATTGGTGTATTTGGCGTTATCCCGAATATACAGGGCTTCCTGAACGAAAAGCTGGGCGTGACAGTAGACCACGTAAGCACCGGTAAGTTTGCCGACATGCCCACCATCACCCGCCCGATGACTGAGCAGGAGAAGGAGATCATGCAAAACCAGATCAACCAGATCTACGACACCTTTACCAGCAAAGCCGCCCAGGGCCGCGACATGAGTCAGGACCAGCTGAAGGAGTATGCCTCCGGCCGTGTTTGGTCGGGAGCCGAGGCAAAAGAGCGAAACCTGGTGGATGTGTTCGGCGGGCTGGAGGAAGCCATTGCCATAGCGGCTAAGAAAGCCGGTGTGGAAGATGATTACCGCCTGAAGACACTGCCGGCGCGCAAGTCGTTTATGGAAGAGTTCTTCGGCGGGATGAGTGCCCAGGCAAAGGAGCAGGCCATCAAAGCCGAAATGGGAGAGCTTTATCCGTTCTACAAACTGTACCAGAAAGCTGCCCACATTACAGGCGCGCAGGCGCGCATGCCGTACGACCTCGTAGTGCAGTAG
- a CDS encoding replication-associated recombination protein A — protein MNHPNIPLAERMRPHNLDQYYGQKHLVGPTGILRRYIEGGVIPSMILWGPPGVGKTTLANIIANQMKVPFVALSAINSGVKDIREVIEQAKKRQGTVLFIDEIHRFNKSQQDALLGAVEKGTVTLVGATTENPSFEVISALLSRCQVYILKHLTKDELIELVDKALEQDEWLRHRNVRVEEYEALLTISGGDARKLLNLLEIVAEGVKGDEVVVKNDLVQQVAQQNIVMYDKSGEMHYDLVSAYIKSIRGSDPNAAVYWLARMIEGGEDPKFIARRLLIASSEDIGLANANALLMATNCFQAVQMIGYPEAEIILSQCTIYLATSPKSNASYKAIKQARAVVQQTGNLPVPLHIRNAPTKLMKEIGYGNNYKYAHDYEGNFVQQEFMPQELSHSALFQPGNTARENEMRKQLQSQWGKKYNY, from the coding sequence ATGAATCACCCGAACATACCCCTGGCCGAGCGCATGCGGCCGCATAATTTAGATCAGTATTACGGACAGAAGCACCTGGTGGGGCCTACCGGTATTTTGCGGCGCTACATAGAAGGCGGTGTAATACCAAGTATGATTCTGTGGGGACCGCCCGGCGTGGGCAAAACAACGCTGGCCAACATCATTGCCAACCAGATGAAAGTGCCTTTTGTGGCCCTTAGCGCTATCAACTCAGGCGTGAAAGACATCCGGGAGGTGATAGAGCAGGCCAAAAAGCGGCAGGGCACTGTACTGTTTATCGATGAGATACACCGCTTCAACAAATCCCAGCAGGATGCGCTACTGGGTGCCGTGGAAAAGGGCACGGTAACTTTGGTGGGCGCCACGACCGAAAATCCCTCGTTTGAGGTGATATCGGCTCTGCTGTCGCGCTGCCAGGTATACATCCTCAAGCACCTGACCAAAGACGAGCTGATTGAACTGGTGGACAAGGCGCTGGAGCAGGACGAGTGGTTGCGCCACCGCAACGTGCGGGTAGAGGAGTACGAGGCGCTGCTCACCATATCGGGCGGCGATGCGCGCAAGCTGCTCAACCTGCTGGAGATTGTGGCCGAAGGCGTAAAAGGCGATGAGGTGGTGGTGAAAAATGACCTGGTGCAGCAGGTGGCCCAGCAGAATATTGTGATGTACGACAAGTCCGGGGAGATGCATTACGACCTGGTATCCGCCTACATCAAATCCATCCGCGGCTCTGATCCGAATGCGGCCGTTTACTGGCTGGCCCGCATGATAGAGGGCGGCGAAGACCCGAAGTTTATCGCCCGCCGGCTGCTGATCGCTTCTTCGGAAGACATTGGCCTCGCTAATGCGAACGCGCTGCTGATGGCGACCAACTGTTTTCAGGCGGTGCAGATGATCGGGTATCCTGAGGCGGAAATCATACTTTCACAGTGCACTATTTACCTGGCCACCTCGCCTAAAAGCAACGCGTCCTACAAAGCCATTAAGCAGGCGCGGGCGGTGGTGCAGCAAACGGGAAACCTGCCGGTGCCGCTGCACATCCGCAACGCGCCCACCAAGCTGATGAAGGAGATTGGCTACGGCAATAACTACAAGTATGCGCATGACTATGAGGGCAACTTTGTGCAGCAGGAGTTTATGCCGCAGGAGCTAAGCCACAGTGCGCTTTTCCAGCCCGGCAATACCGCTCGCGAAAACGAGATGCGCAAACAGCTGCAGTCGCAGTGGGGCAAGAAATACAACTATTAG
- a CDS encoding AI-2E family transporter — protein MTNNLPLTVRRSIEVMGLFFLGWLIVLGKGILAPLLMAFFLSIMLLPIYRFFRSKNLPEAVSIGISLLVLVLLMAGIVWFFSYQISSLASDFPTIQKNVTNHLRTLSAWVEDISPLSTEEQTSFISEQSSRILSYAGNMLSGAALSITGIFVFIGLLPIYIFLLLFYKNLLLRFVFFWFSNDKHEKVEGAMREMETIIKSYLFGLLIQITYITILLGGILMIVGIKHAILIGVIFAFLNLIPYVGALLGNIIGVLITLASSSELWPIVTVLGVIAAVQFLDNNILMPRIVGSKVRINALASIVGVIVAGEIAGVIGMFLSLPIIAVLKIIFDRTESFKQWGILFGDERPSESPMEEPALREDSEHVERQLQRENEIEPTDHTDLDGDTRR, from the coding sequence ATGACGAATAATTTACCGCTGACTGTCCGGAGATCGATTGAAGTCATGGGGCTCTTTTTCCTGGGATGGCTCATTGTGTTGGGAAAAGGCATTCTGGCCCCGCTGCTGATGGCTTTCTTTTTAAGCATCATGCTGCTGCCGATATACCGTTTCTTTAGAAGCAAGAATCTTCCCGAAGCAGTTTCCATTGGCATCAGTCTGCTGGTGCTGGTCCTGCTGATGGCCGGTATTGTTTGGTTTTTCTCCTACCAGATCAGCAGCCTGGCATCTGATTTTCCTACCATCCAAAAGAACGTAACAAACCACCTCCGCACGCTGAGTGCCTGGGTCGAAGATATTTCACCGCTCTCCACAGAGGAGCAGACAAGCTTTATAAGCGAGCAAAGCAGCCGGATTCTAAGCTATGCCGGGAACATGCTGAGCGGTGCCGCACTTTCCATCACGGGAATCTTCGTTTTCATAGGCTTGCTGCCGATCTACATTTTTCTGCTGCTGTTCTATAAGAACCTCCTGTTGCGCTTCGTGTTTTTTTGGTTTTCCAACGACAAGCACGAGAAAGTGGAGGGCGCCATGCGTGAAATGGAAACCATCATCAAAAGTTACCTGTTTGGCCTGCTGATCCAGATCACGTACATCACCATTCTGCTGGGCGGCATCCTCATGATTGTTGGCATAAAGCACGCGATCCTGATCGGGGTGATCTTCGCTTTCCTGAACCTGATCCCATACGTGGGCGCCTTGCTGGGCAATATCATCGGCGTGCTGATCACGCTTGCCTCCTCGTCGGAGTTGTGGCCTATTGTAACGGTGCTGGGTGTGATAGCGGCTGTGCAGTTTCTGGACAACAACATCCTGATGCCGCGCATTGTAGGCTCGAAGGTACGAATTAATGCGTTGGCAAGTATTGTGGGGGTAATTGTAGCCGGCGAGATTGCGGGTGTTATTGGTATGTTCCTGTCGCTGCCGATTATTGCGGTACTCAAAATCATCTTTGACAGAACTGAGAGCTTTAAGCAGTGGGGCATCCTGTTCGGCGACGAGCGGCCATCGGAAAGCCCGATGGAAGAGCCCGCCCTGCGCGAAGACAGTGAGCACGTGGAACGACAACTGCAACGGGAGAATGAGATTGAACCGACAGATCACACGGATTTGGATGGTGATACCAGACGGTAA